Proteins co-encoded in one Papaver somniferum cultivar HN1 chromosome 5, ASM357369v1, whole genome shotgun sequence genomic window:
- the LOC113284173 gene encoding importin subunit beta-1-like, giving the protein MAMEITQFLLAAQSPDASVRTAAEGNLKQFQEQNLPSFLVSLSVELANDQKPPESRRLAGIILKNSLDAKESGRKEQLVQQWVAIDGGVKGQIKEMLLRTLGSGVTEARHTASQVIAKIASIEIPRKEWPNLIASLLSNMTQQESPATLKQATLETLGYVCEEISHQDLAQDEVNTVLTAVVQGMTLGNHGVEVRLAATRALYNALDFAQTNFENKMERDYIMKVVCETAMAAEEDIRQAAFECLVSISSTYYEVLEEYMQTLFELTSKAVKEDAEPVALQAIEFWSSICDEEIEIQEYGGDESVHSCFIEKALTSLVPMLLETLLKQEEDQDQDDGAWNLSMSGGTCLGLVARTVGDAVVPLVMPFVQENIVKTNDWRCREAATYAFGSILEGPSEEKLSPLVNAGLEFLLNSMKDENSHVKDTTAWSLSRIFETLHSPARGFSVITPGNLPLIMAVLLESIKDVHNVAEKVCGAIYFLAQGYEDAGPSSSLLSPYLPSTISALLAATERTDTHDSRLRSSAYETLNEVVRCSNIAETANIISQLLPVIMTKLSRTMDVQILSTDDRVKQGDLQALLCGVLQVIIQKLSASDESKTVILQAADQIMMLFLKVFGCRSSTVHEEAMLAIGALAYATGSEFVKYMPEFYKYLEMGLQNHEEYQVCAISVGVVGDICRALDDKIVPFCDGIMSLLLSDLSNGVLHRSVKPPIFSCFGDIALAIGEHFEKYLAYAIPMMQKASEVCAQIDNDDEEMMDYGNQLRRGIFEAYSGVLQGMKGSKADLLLPHAGHLLQFIELVFNDKTRDESVSKAAVAVLGDLADTLGPNLKVLFSDRVFYNEFLGECMESEDDQLKETAVWTQGMIGRVLVT; this is encoded by the coding sequence ATGGCAATGGAGATTACACAGTTTTTGTTGGCGGCTCAATCGCCAGATGCAAGTGTAAGAACAGCTGCAGAGGGAAACTTGAAGCAGTTTCAAGAGCAGAATCTACCTAGTTTTTTGGTTTCTTTGTCGGTTGAGCTTGCAAATGATCAGAAACCTCCAGAGTCAAGAAGGTTGGCTGGTATCATTCTTAAGAATTCATTAGATGCTAAAGAGTCTGGTAGGAAGGAACAACTGGTTCAGCAATGGGTGGCAATTGATGGTGGTGTTAAAGGACAGATTAAAGAAATGTTATTGAGGACTCTAGGTTCTGGTGTGACTGAAGCAAGGCATACTGCCTCTCAGGTTATTGCGAAGATCGCTTCCATTGAGATCCCTCGCAAGGAGTGGCCAAATCTCATTGCTTCATTATTATCTAATATGACACAGCAAGAATCGCCTGCCACATTAAAGCAGGCCACATTGGAAACTCTTGGATATGTTTGTGAGGAAATATCACATCAAGATCTTGCTCAAGATGAGGTCAACACCGTCTTAACTGCCGTTGTTCAGGGTATGACACTTGGTAATCATGGTGTTGAAGTTCGACTTGCAGCTACAAGAGCCTTGTATAATGCTCTAGATTTTGCACAGACCAACTTTGAGAACAAGATGGAGCGCGATTACATAATGAAGGTTGTCTGTGAGACTGCCATGGCTGCAGAAGAAGATATCAGACAAGCTGCATTTGAATGCCTTGTTTCCATTTCATCTACTTACTATGAAGTGCTGGAAGAGTATATGCAGACTCTGTTTGAACTTACTTCAAAGGCAGTGAAGGAGGATGCAGAACCTGTTGCCCTGCAAGCTATCGAGTTCTGGAGTTCCATCTGTGATGAAGAAATCGAGATTCAAGAGTATGGTGGGGATGAGAGTGTACATTCCTGCTTCATTGAGAAGGCCTTAACCTCGCTGGTTCCTATGTTGTTAGAGACGTTATTGAAACAGGAAGAAGACCAGGATCAGGATGATGGTGCTTGGAATCTGTCTATGTCTGGTGGGACATGCCTTGGGCTTGTTGCAAGGACTGTGGGAGATGCGGTAGTTCCCCTTGTGATGCCCTTTGTGCAGGAGAATATAGTTAAGACAAATGATTGGCGTTGTCGTGAAGCAGCCACCTATGCTTTTGGGTCTATTCTCGAAGGTCCTTCAGAAGAGAAACTCTCTCCATTGGTAAATGCTGGTTTGGAGTTTTTGCTTAATTCGATGAAGGATGAGAACAGCCATGTAAAGGATACTACAGCTTGGTCTTTAAGTAGGATATTTGAGACATTGCATTCCCCTGCCCGTGGTTTTTCTGTGATCACTCCTGGTAATCTTCCTCTCATCATGGCTGTGTTGCTAGAGAGTATTAAGGATGTTCATAACGTTGCAGAGAAAGTCTGTGGGGCAATTTACTTTCTTGCCCAAGGATATGAGGATGCTGGTCCAAGTTCCTCTCTCCTCTCACCTTATCTTCCTAGCACAATATCGGCCCTTCTTGCTGCAACAGAGAGAACTGATACCCATGATTCTAGGCTTAGGTCTTCTGCATATGAGACCCTCAATGAGGTTGTTAGATGTTCCAATATTGCGGAGACAGCAAACATCATATCTCAGCTCTTACCTGTTATTATGACCAAGTTGTCCCGGACTATGGATGTACAGATCCTATCAACAGATGATAGAGTAAAGCAGGGAGATTTACAAGCTCTGCTCTGCGGTGTTCTTCAGGTGATCATCCAGAAATTGAGTGCTTCAGATGAGAGCAAGACTGTTATTCTTCAGGCAGCAGATCAAATTATGATGTTATTCCTCAAAGTGTTTGGTTGCCGCAGCTCTACAGTACATGAAGAAGCTATGCTTGCTATTGGGGCATTGGCTTATGCTACAGGTTCTGAATTTGTCAAATACATGCCAGAATTCTACAAGTATTTGGAGATGGGTTTGCAGAATCACGAGGAGTATCAGGTGTGCGCCATATCTGTTGGTGTTGTTGGTGATATTTGCCGTGCTTTGGATGACAAGATTGTTCCATTTTGTGATGGGATCATGTCCCTTCTtctcagtgacttgtcaaatggTGTTCTTCATCGATCTGTGAAGCCCCCAATATTTTCATGCTTTGGAGATATTGCTCTTGCAATAGGCGAGCACTTTGAGAAGTACCTCGCCTATGCAATCCCAATGATGCAGAAAGCCTCCGAGGTTTGTGCTCAGATAGACAATGATGATGAAGAGATGATGGATTATGGGAATCAACTGAGGCGTGGTATCTTTGAAGCTTACTCGGGTGTCCTCCAGGGTATGAAGGGTTCAAAAGCAGATCTTTTGTTGCCACATGCTGGTCATCTCTTGCAATTTATTGAATTGGTGTTCAATGATAAGACAAG